AAtctttcttcatttttcctttatGAACATTTACCACCATGAGATCGTCTACTTTTTTTTATCCCATTGGTGAGTAACGACGCCCTTGACCGATCTTCAGTTAAACTGTTGATTGGTACAGGTTAGGAACGACAATGTGATAAAGTCATCGAATTTCTCTTCCTATTAAGGTActcaaaaaaatcatatttttacaaCTTTACCAAGCAGGAACTAATGCCTTAAAACACAGAACAAAATTGATGAAAAGTAGAATTATTTAATGGATTAATCATCCCATTTAACTTAATGATACAAAGCACTCACCTTTTATCTTTCAACGAAGCAATGATGCCTCCGGCTTCTGCAGGTGAAACATTCACCAGAGAGTTTTGTCGATCTACATGTCTTGACACAGTGAAGCCGCTAGAACTGCTGGAGCCAGCGCCAGGCGTCGCCGGGCGTGAAAAGCTTGGTGAACCAACAACAGAAGGGGGATACCACGAATTTGTAGGCATCTCCTGTGGCCGTGGCTGAGATTGCTGCTCCTGAGAATTCCTACAATTCGATTAGAAACAataaaagattaataaattcCAGGCCTAATAAAGCAAAGGTCTCATCGCGAAAGGCAAATAAACCATGTAAAACAGAAAAAGTTCAAAGCATCAATTAATATTAAATCATTACTTCCTTCCAATGGAAACCGattgatttgagaaacaaaTGATTACCAAAAATTCTTGAACATGACTTTGAAATGGTGTCAGTCGTCGATTGTAGGATGAATTCCAAAGGGATCAGAAAGAGGATCGAAAACCCTAAAAGAAAAAATCGATTGTCGTCTTCAATGGAGAGACCAAGCTATCTGAGTTTGATAAGCCTTGACTTGAAATGTAGCATTTACCaagttatcttttatttttattaaatttgcgTTGTgaatattcacatttttatgaTGCCTCTATATATCCgaatattaattttgtaaaacaaattttttatttgaatattcatatttttatgattccaatatatttttgaatattaattttgtgaaatgaATTTTCGATTTGATTtactcaataaaaaatattatttttatatcaagattattattttttattacattgCATGTATGTCAATCTTACAAATATACATGTGTATGATGCTCCATTATCTAATTGCTCTGAAGTTTCTGAAATTAGTAATCCTAATATTACCCTTGACTTTTCAATTGCCAATAACTGCATCTCCATTTTCATGTAACAATTTcttttagttaattaattaaaataactaaatATTTACTATGTCGCGTGTTAAGTCTAAccatgatttttatataaatgGAGCATTTGAAACTAATAACATTTATAaccaattataatttttcacaAAACATCAAACATTTCATCATACAAttgatatcataaaaaaaatatcaatttgatTATCATAAGCTACTAGTTGGTACAATTATTgagagaaattttattttacgaaTTCTAATAGTATACTAAGTAAAGGGAAGTTATACAAGGAAAATATTATGACAAAGAAATATACATCTTGAATATGTAATAATCACATCTAAATTTTTGGCATTGATATATCGATAAGTCAATTCGCGACGTGGACGTCGTATTCTAAAAAAAAGGGTTATTGTTAAACTATTGTATCACATTTGTTGAAATGAAAGTTTGAAATAACTTACAATTGATCCATATAAAaacttaattaatcatttttgtaaaataatgatGAATACTAAGTAACTCTACATAGACTCATTGTATAGTCACGCTTGCGAAGACGAAAGTCTGAGACATGATAGGTACAACATAAATTACATGATGACGAGAGGATGTGCGTAGGACTGATAAAATCCCCAAAAATCTCGATTCGTATTTGTTACTGGACTATTAACCAATTTCTTAAAATGAGAAAATGATCTATTATTACAAGAAAATCATGTCTGATGTGTACTGATGTACTGATTGATGTCAAATGTTTTCTCCTGATTGCAGATAACAAGAGAGTTATACTTCTCTCCcaatgttaattaatttttatacataacacaaaatttatttaattttttaaaaataaaaatttaataaagaaatgaaaatttattcagTAAGGAAGAACAGGCCCAACTTGACTCCCCTTCCCCAGACGTAAACTTGAAAATGATCTCCTCAACTTGGACGACACACGATGAAGTTGGTTCACTGGTCTCGTCCTATACGATTCACTCCTCTTCAATTTACCCCTCGAAGAAGATGAAGCAATCCCGGGATTACTCGATCTGATTTCTCCTTCATTTTGAATGTTAATCCCGACAAAAGATGGGTCCATTGAAATGGATCGATTCAATCCGCCGATCGAACGTTGCGCCGATTTCATCTCCGCCACGTGCGGCAGCTCCAACGACATACAGTGGCGGAGCAGGCCAAAGCGTCGTGCACTCGGCAGTGATGGTTCCATGTTATCCGGCGTGTAACAAGCTTCTTCGTCAGGATTGTAATTTTGTCTGCGCGGTAACTGCCGAAGTTTCTTGGGGATTGTCTTGCGTCAGAATCGGGGACCTGCACAAGGGGCAGCTCGTGTGGGCAAGAAACCATTGATCGATGCATGGAACATGAAAAGCGTGCTTGCAGTTAGGCAGTGATCGGACCAGATCGTCGTCCTCCAAACCCCCTAGACACACGACACATTCTTCTTGATCCAATCGGAGGTACTGGTCACCGCCTTTCACGGCGGAGAACGCAAGAACAGGGATGGCGTCGAGAACTTTCTTCTCCACTCCAGGTGAGACGACGACCGGCACGGGTTGCGCAGCTGTGGTGGTGAGTTCCTGTCGCCGCCTCAAGAAGTACTTGACGAGGAATAAATGGTAGACGATTATGGCCACAGATGTGACAACTATGCCCGCCGTGGAGATCAGCAATGGAGATAAAAATGAACTGGAGTGTGCTCTAGTTTGTGATCCAGGCGGTGAAGTCACTCCCTCCATAGATCATGATCTAGTAGATTCTGCCGCAGATTTCATTTAGGAATCCTTTTCTGTGTCTGTTTTTGAGACGTGGATTCAAGAAAACGGTGGGTCAGTAAGAAATAAGAAATGAACAAGAGAAGATTTTTGTCTGATGAATGGCACAACGGCATGtattgtttatagatttataagAAAAAATGAACACGCGTTATATTTAAGATTGATTTAGGGTTGTAGGATTTAAAATTGTGGTGATTGATGCAACAGGTGGAGCTGAATCCGGCTATGGGATATAGAAATTTTCTTGGTTTATATATTAACGTTGCATGAAATTTGACAGCTGGATTGCAATTTGTCATTCCATATATTAAGAAATGACAataacttgtgtgagacgatttaacggatcatattttgtgagacatatattttatttgagtcatcaatgaaaaattattattttttatgctaagagtattactttttattgtgaatatcgttaaggttgacccgtctcatagataaagattcatgagaccgtctcacaagagacctactctatcaAGAAATGTTACGTGCACAGTTCTAATATTGTGCGCATAATATTTATGTGACGTGGATGTGTGAAGTATaaaaatgcaagaaaaattaaaaaatctaaCTTTTAAAATCACGattactataaatttatatttttaataaataaaatataacctcaaaacaaaaaaaaaactattaaaaattgattaataaatttatggcatatttatattttcaataaattataaaaatttacaagatataaaatataaaaaagaaagatattgaaataCGAACAAGAACGCTTGTGCTACTCAAATATGGAATGAAAAACGTGAAACTATGACTAAGTTTTCTGCAGATAGTTGCTATAATTTTTTCGAGatttatgttgttattgttaatTGTCCCATATCGGTTGGATGAATAACCTggaagttgcatatatggatttggacaatcctcccctcttgaactagcttttggggttgactTAGATCcaagtttcaatcttaacatggtatcagagccaggttccaccgttatgtgttggactgtctATAGTTAGGccacccgttctgcccatagttgagtcatttgtaaacttcacgctccagatgttcattcttgGGCGTGAATGGGTGTGTtggttgtcccacatcggttggataaataaCCTAGAAGCtacatatatggacttggacaatcctcccccattgagctaacttttggggttgagttaggtccaagttccaatcttaacagtTATCTCTTCCgtccatgattttttttttttttgcaaactGCTGGACGGTTTCTCCGCTCTTCCCACGACTCACAATATGCCATATTTCTTTCTCACAATCTTCTCCTATCTACACGCTTTATATATTCAAACACTTTAATTTGATAAGCTTCTTTTAATTTGTTTGTTAACATAAATTCTATGTATCCATGGCCGCTTTTCCCCACACCTTGGACTCTACAATCTGATGCAACAACTACGATCCATCAAAATCTTGCCCATCTATATTCTTCTGATTGTGGAGGAAATCAGACGAAGACAGAAGATGTAATCACCAACCAATAGATTATGTCTATTACTTTAAGGTCATGGTGTAAGTTCTTATGAACCATAAATACCCCTATAAGatcacaaaaatatttaatgtctatttaattttttttaaaaatatgataaaaatttattttagtaaattcATGGATAATTTATAAGTAACATATCtcaataatattttcttttaacttttatctgaaattttgatttttttttttaaaaaaaatcacatcacCACTaacttaaaatattattgtaaaaaaatattttgaattttaacatgatatctaaatattttacacaaatattattttgcacaaaaaaacaattaatatgTATGCANTTTTATAGGAAAATTTGATTCAGTGCTTTAGAATCAATATCAGTTGTATGACTTCCGAGGCAAAAcaaaatcatgatcatgatttGATAGGGAATCTCtttgagttttaaaataaataaataaatagatattttatatgatggttgtagattattattttatttcatattgAAATAATCGTTCAACTTTCTCTTATTTGTGGTATAAATTATGCCAAGTTGCAAAATAACTCTTCATCTAACGACTTAATCAATAatggaaaatttttgaaaaaagaagAACAATAATCTATATCAAATTTAAGTATACTAATTGCTAATAAATTTCATTGTACATTGATTGCGTCATAATTTGTATGCATAACATTCACACACAGCAAACTCTTTATATCgattatgtaattttttaggcaaaaatttgtgtgagacggtctcacggatcgtattttgtgagacatatctcttatttgggtcatccatgaaaaaatattactttttatgctaataatattactttttattgtgaatatcggtagggttgacccgtctcacagataaagattcgtaaaacCGTCTCAAAGACGtactcatttttttaattgataaatatttttattataattgagtTTCGAGCTCGATAATTCATCCAAAAACAAATGGACTAAACAAATCAATTCATATTTATGTTCTTCAAAAAATTGTGGATgttggtaaaaaaaatttgtaaaatcatTCCATCCCaaatgaaaatttcatttttcacatagttaaattattttatcaacaTTATTTCTTGATCATTATATGACAAATGACCATCACCAAACATTATTAAAACAAATCAATTCAATTATGTATCATTTTtatccttaaaaaaataataaaattgaattttttatatcaacATTGTGAAGTAAGCACAGTACATAATTCGGCAACCATTTCATGGGGCATTTTATATATAACAGTAGTATCTCCAATCTTTATAAGAGATTCCAAAAGTCAATCTGAATATCTTGTTCCAAGTAATCATGGTGTCCAAGTTGTGTAGTCTCCATCTCCATTCCCAATCCCATCCCCACAGCCATGGCTTTCTCTTTCCCACCACCAAAACCAATTTCCCTTTCAGTAAAGTCCCCTACAAAACTGTAATCCATCTTCAACCAAATACTTTTGCAAAAAGAATCACCTTTTTTTCTCTCAGGGCTAAAGAAAGTGATCAATCCCAGTTAAATCCCATCAATCTTGATGAATTTGAACCTGATCCCACGTTAACAAATGATGACCTTAATCCGACAACGTCGGCTCAACGGACTTTATCCGGTCTCGAAATGGCTAGTTTGTGGGTTGGCCTTGTGGTGGGAGTGCCCACATATTACTTAGCTGGAAGTTTGGTTGATCTTGGAATGGCTTGGTGGCAAGGGATTGCTACTGTTGTTGCTGCaaattttatcctgttaatcccTTTAATCCTGACAGGCAATCCCGGGGCTCGGTATGGGATTTCGTTCCCTGTTTTGGCTAGGTCGAGCTTTGGTATCAGGGGTGCACATATTCCCACTCTTCTTAGAGCTCTCGTTGGCTGTGGCTGGTATGGGATTGAATCTTGGATTGGGGGTGAAGCGATTTTCATTCTTTTGCCAAGATTTGTTAAAGAATCATCCTTTGCGAAACCTTTATCTTGGCTCGGCACTTCCCCCCTTGAATTTGCTTGTTTTATTGCATTTTGGGTGGCTCAATTGGCGATTGTTTGGAATGGCATTGATGGGATTAGGGAGCTTGAAAAATACTCTGCTCCGATTCTTATGTTTTTAACTTCTTGTCTTCTTATCTGGTCATATACAAATGCCGGTGGATTCAGCCACATGTTATCCTTATCCTCGAGGCTTACAAATCTTGAATTTTGGCCGCTTTTCTTCCCTTCTTTAACTGCAAATATCAGTTTCTGGGCTACTGTTGCGCTGAACATCCCGGATTTCACTAGATACGCCAAGAGCGAATCGGATCAAATTATGGGCCAAATCGGGCTACCCATTTTCATGGGTGCTTTCACATTTGTAGGCCTAGCAGTAACATCATCAACAAAAGTGATTTTTGGGAGTGTGATATCTAATCCTATCCGACTTTTAGAACAAATTGGCGGTGGATTCTTTTCTAAAATTCTAGCCATTTTTGGCATAAGTCTTGCCACCATTACTACCAACATTGCTGCAAATGTTGTTGCTCCTGCAAATGCACTAGTCAATCTGAGCCCTTCAACGTTCACTTTTCGAAGAGGAGCGATCCTTACCGCAGTTCTTGGGATTGCTTTTCAGCCATGGCGTCTGCTCCAGTCCAGCGAAAGCTTCGTTTATACGTGGCTAGTTGGGTATTCTGCATTGTTGGGACCTATTGGAGGGATAATCTTGGTGGATTATTATCTGATTCGAGGTTCGATATTGAGTTTAAGGGATTTGTACACATTGAATCCTGAAGGGATGTATTATTACTCTGGTGGTTACAATTTGACAGCATTATGGGCACTGATCCTAGGAATCTTGCCTGTGATTCCTGGTTTATTGCTTAAATTTGGGATCTTGAGTTCGAGTCCGTGTATTTTCACTGTGATTTATAACAATGCTTGGTTCTTCAGCTTCTTTACTGCTGGATTTATATACtggattttttcatttttgagagGGAAAAGGAAGAGTCATCAGCTCGTGGATCCCGTGTTGCCCAATACACCTTAGTTTCTatgttttctttaaataaaaataatgccCAGAATAGCTTTATGACTTGTCTATTTGGTTGGCcactatttttattttgttttagttttttttttccttgtaaAGTTCAAAAATAAACCTTAAACTCGTGTATATTGCAAGGAAATGCATATTTGTAAAttactttgaattttttaattttattttttaaaattgacgCAGGAACCTGCAACCGCTACCTTTCGATGTGTACTGGGTAAACCTCCGCATTAACACCCAAACCACACCAGTTAAATAACTCGCACTGAACAAGCCTCATATGACAGATCATCCGAAAAAGTGTTGGTAGGAAGAATCAAACTCATAACTAATGTTCAAACATCCACATATTTTACCAATTTAGatattttctattgaaaaatttttgtattttcgAGTCTATATATCTCAGGTTATCTAAATTATGTTAGATATAAAATAACACAAATAATACAAAGTTGAATCGAGCAAGAGTTATTATGAAGAAATCTCTCTCTCTGTATCATTTAAATGAAACTAAATCCTTTATGGTTCACATCAATGTAGGTCAATGgcgaaattttttatttggatgACAATTATTTAGCAATGTAATGTAACTCATTTTTCTATCGAATTCAAAAACTAcgatgaattttaattttcatgttttttaacTTTCACAAAAATTCTTATAAAACCGTCTAATAGATATAAATCTAGATATTTTTTCAAAAGAGACCTGCTCTTTTGAATTTATGGACCCCCAATATATTACCCATGTGTACTAAATTTTTGGAAAACTATACTAGTTAATTCACATTGCAAAAGAAGATGTTCGTTTGGGCCTGTAAAACATGGGATGGATCACAATAATTAAATCGGGCCCTTAAATTTTAGTTTGGGCTGCTTTACTCAAATCCAACCCTAATTCGACGCTTGGAAGTTGGATGTTGAAGCCAGCATTGAAATCTATCCCCACCATCATattctttatttattattattatttattttaaatatttattattattaaaaaaattaagaattacaaaaaagaaaaaagaaaaattcggTTTTTGGGGtcttaaatttttattgatgTCGATATCTTCATgggtaaaaatttattgaattaattttacTCGATTTTTATTGAATTAGTTGTTAATATggcattttaaacatttaagaacaaaaattatttaattagtggtTTATATggcattataatttttattgatttggatgatttgtaaaatattctaatcttatcatttatttttttatattattatttttgtcaaaGTTTTCGTCTACATTCAGTTCAGTATGTATCTAAAAGGGAGAAAATTTTTGATTGCTACATTCttcatttttgttattttaactATTAATTCACAGTTTTAATCAACTAACTTGTATTTTTTGCCATGAACACATTTTTTTTTGGCAACACATCATAATTTAAGGTATCATGTCAGCTCTCcggtaaaaatattaaaataaaaaaattaattagtagAATAATATGGTGAATTGACTAATAACAtgtcaaaaaatgaaaaaacatacaaattataTGACCAAATATAAAATCTTCTCAGTCTAAAATTAATGTATTTTCCTTTGAAATATTCGAATGGATTATCATCCATCCtatgtaaataaattaaataatatcattttgaaacaaaaatgaGCGTTATTTGTATTTAATTCCCCAAGAgatcaaattaaattatactacTCACGCGTTTTCATATCAGGATCATAAAATACACAGGCATATAGATATAtaattctcaaaaataaaaaaataataatttattagtattataatatatacatatatatataattctaaaaaataaaaaataataatttattagtattataattgaaaatatttattaataaaataagggTAAGTCTCGTGtgaacggtctcacggatctataTTCTCGAGACGGATTGATCCAGTCAATATTTACAACAAgaagtaataattttgatataaaaataataatatttttttcatagatTGGATCGAGTTAGATATTTATCTAACaaaattgatttataaaatgatctcatatgaaattttttgtaataaaataattgattatCTTGTGACTAGAAAGAGAATATATTCTCCAAAAAAGTTTTTTGTCTCGTCCCTTAGAAGAGACATAAGAGACACGACGACCGACAAGGAGATCGTACGACAAAGGGTGTCCATACAAACTAGTAAGCGTGTTGTCGAGCAATCATTAGTAGATAGATCTTTGTCGCGTTTTATGTTTTCATTTTTGAgggaaaaaaaacattaaattttaattaattattttttattttatatcattatATAACATATGTCGTTTAATGTAAAATTTTGCGATGCAGATCGAATCACACACAATTTTTGGGGATATTTTGATTGGCAGAAAGCCGTTAGCACGACGACACATGGAACCCAGGGAAACTGGAAACACGTTTTCTTGAGGTGCATGAATGCCAACTGGAAAATTACAACCAAACAAAAGTATATGTTCCATTGCTTTTTCTTCACATATAATTAAAAACACActgatttttatataaaaatctatGGTTCTTAATCGATATTGGCAATCAAGCATGCCTAGATAAACACGAGTTTTTCAGacaaaaaatgatttaaatttacaaaaactcgcaaattttcaacaaatttttagtgttggaaattttaatatatgttcTTTAATTAGTCGCTTTAAATGGTGTCTCGATATTTTGCCATAAACAATATCATATcgtttatttcatgaatttataTCAAAAGTTCACGATACAATGTCATTAGAAAGTGATCCGAAGAAAACATATGACGactctatctatctatctatttaTGCATTGACCTTTtctgatatttgaaattttgttttaattattatgtaTGATCGAGTGTTTTTCACTCTACCAAAAAGTAAAACTAATGATATAATTGTAATTCGAATATTTAAAACCATACAACAAATTAAATACTATACAATGATCGTCTTTCGTAAAATGAATAATTATCATATCCAACGTACTTAAATGAAATTCTGGCTCCATAACATTCCACGAGTCTCcttgatattttggaaaaaaaaaattgtaataccAATAATGATCGTATATAGGTAAAATGTAGACCAGATGTTAAGCGTTGACATTTGAATgtataaatacaaaaaatgaCGTATAGATATTAGATACTAAGCATGCAACGAATGGGGAACAAAGGACAAAACACACACAGCGTAAAAATCTCAACCCTAACCACACGTCGTGGACTCTTTCCCCAATGACACCATTTTTATAGATTGACTTTTGCTGGCTTACAATATCACACGTATCCCATCAACATACAATCTATTTTAAACAATTcaaataaacatattcatatatgtCACCAATGCccacaaaatcaaatttttaaaggtaaattaattattcaaaacctcc
This sequence is a window from Primulina huaijiensis isolate GDHJ02 chromosome 13, ASM1229523v2, whole genome shotgun sequence. Protein-coding genes within it:
- the LOC140990971 gene encoding purine-uracil permease NCS1-like, yielding MVSKLCSLHLHSQSHPHSHGFLFPTTKTNFPFSKVPYKTVIHLQPNTFAKRITFFSLRAKESDQSQLNPINLDEFEPDPTLTNDDLNPTTSAQRTLSGLEMASLWVGLVVGVPTYYLAGSLVDLGMAWWQGIATVVAANFILLIPLILTGNPGARYGISFPVLARSSFGIRGAHIPTLLRALVGCGWYGIESWIGGEAIFILLPRFVKESSFAKPLSWLGTSPLEFACFIAFWVAQLAIVWNGIDGIRELEKYSAPILMFLTSCLLIWSYTNAGGFSHMLSLSSRLTNLEFWPLFFPSLTANISFWATVALNIPDFTRYAKSESDQIMGQIGLPIFMGAFTFVGLAVTSSTKVIFGSVISNPIRLLEQIGGGFFSKILAIFGISLATITTNIAANVVAPANALVNLSPSTFTFRRGAILTAVLGIAFQPWRLLQSSESFVYTWLVGYSALLGPIGGIILVDYYLIRGSILSLRDLYTLNPEGMYYYSGGYNLTALWALILGILPVIPGLLLKFGILSSSPCIFTVIYNNAWFFSFFTAGFIYWIFSFLRGKRKSHQLVDPVLPNTP
- the LOC140991317 gene encoding RING-H2 finger protein ATL17-like, producing the protein MEGVTSPPGSQTRAHSSSFLSPLLISTAGIVVTSVAIIVYHLFLVKYFLRRRQELTTTAAQPVPVVVSPGVEKKVLDAIPVLAFSAVKGGDQYLRLDQEECVVCLGGLEDDDLVRSLPNCKHAFHVPCIDQWFLAHTSCPLCRSPILTQDNPQETSAVTAQTKLQS